A genomic segment from Desulfonatronum lacustre DSM 10312 encodes:
- a CDS encoding glycosyltransferase: MEPTTKADLHVHSKYSKRPSQWVLQKIGCSESYTEPLHIYRMLRDKGMDLITITDHNTIEGSLDIAHLPGTFVSEEITAYFPEDRCKVHVLAYDITEVQHREIQKYRDNVFELAAYLQRTGIVHVLAHPLFSVNDKLTKAHFEQLLLLFKHFEINGARDEHLNINLKRILGGLSPEDIQRLENVHDRAALPPEPWIKHLTGGSDDHSSLNMARTHTVMSGHRDPVGFLNGVRDGEAIPVGVSSSPQTLAHNLYSIAYQFYARQFELRKHVNKDILLKFIDRNLYPGREDASGLLGSLHALWSQRIRPRIGPGSHRNPPEQLQDLLRYETARLIWNDPELMSIVRSSDNGREGQGKAWFSFVNRSANQVLKHSADHMLRKIAQGSIFNIFHSLGSAGALYTLLAPYFLSYSMFAHDRKFSREIRESLAADKGLLESRSASAPRVAHFTDTFYEVNGVALTLQQQLSLALATSKDMTIITCAPDEAVRAADGVQNFTPIGVFELPEYPELKLFYPPLLEMMRFCFDKEITHIHTATPGPIGLTALALAKMMHLPIYGTYHTSLPQYTQCLTQDSAMEELMWRFTLWYYDQMDLVFAPSHATANELIAKGLSPEKVRVYPRGIDIDRFHPSKRNGFYEKRFQFRNETRLLYVGRVSKEKNLHILEQAFRELARERNDVRLIIVGDGPYREEMERNLGGTPAVFTGYLDGEALAQAYASADVFVFPSTTDTFGNVVLEAQASGLPVIVSAEGGPQENLIPDQTGFIVPSTTAQAYCQAITTLLDNPDLLQKMRAQARNYMETRSFGQSFDQVWAYYGQTG; the protein is encoded by the coding sequence ATGGAACCGACGACCAAGGCCGATCTGCACGTGCATTCGAAGTACTCCAAGCGACCATCGCAATGGGTGCTGCAAAAAATCGGATGTTCGGAAAGCTACACCGAACCGTTGCACATTTATCGCATGTTGCGGGACAAGGGCATGGACCTGATCACCATTACGGATCACAACACCATCGAGGGCAGCCTGGACATCGCCCACCTGCCGGGCACCTTCGTCAGCGAGGAGATCACGGCCTACTTCCCCGAGGATCGCTGCAAGGTCCACGTGCTGGCCTACGACATCACCGAGGTCCAGCACCGGGAAATCCAGAAGTACCGCGACAACGTCTTCGAATTGGCCGCGTACCTGCAACGAACCGGGATAGTGCACGTTCTGGCCCACCCGCTGTTCTCGGTCAACGACAAGCTGACCAAGGCCCATTTCGAACAGCTCCTGCTGCTGTTCAAGCATTTCGAGATCAACGGAGCCCGGGACGAGCACCTGAACATCAACCTGAAGCGCATCCTTGGGGGCCTCTCTCCGGAGGACATCCAGCGACTGGAGAACGTCCACGACAGGGCCGCCCTGCCTCCGGAACCCTGGATCAAGCACCTCACCGGCGGCTCGGACGACCACAGTTCCCTGAACATGGCCCGGACGCACACGGTAATGTCCGGACACCGGGACCCAGTCGGCTTTCTCAATGGCGTCCGTGACGGCGAGGCCATTCCAGTGGGCGTTTCGTCCTCTCCCCAGACCTTGGCCCACAACCTCTACAGCATCGCCTACCAGTTCTACGCCCGACAATTCGAGCTGAGAAAACACGTCAACAAGGACATTCTGCTCAAGTTCATCGACCGCAACCTGTATCCCGGCCGGGAGGACGCATCCGGGCTGCTGGGCTCCCTGCACGCCCTCTGGTCCCAGAGAATTCGGCCCAGAATCGGCCCCGGCTCCCACCGCAATCCCCCGGAACAGCTCCAGGATCTGCTGCGCTACGAGACGGCCCGGCTGATCTGGAACGACCCGGAACTGATGTCCATCGTCCGCTCCAGCGACAACGGACGCGAAGGCCAGGGCAAGGCATGGTTCTCCTTTGTGAACCGCTCCGCCAACCAGGTTCTGAAACATTCCGCGGACCACATGCTGCGCAAGATCGCCCAGGGCAGCATCTTCAACATCTTCCACTCCCTGGGCTCGGCCGGAGCCCTGTACACCCTGCTGGCCCCCTACTTCCTCTCCTACTCCATGTTTGCCCACGACCGGAAATTCAGCCGCGAAATCCGGGAATCACTCGCCGCGGACAAGGGACTTCTGGAATCCAGAAGCGCCTCGGCCCCCCGGGTGGCCCATTTCACGGACACCTTCTACGAGGTCAACGGCGTGGCCCTGACCCTTCAGCAGCAGCTTTCCCTGGCCCTGGCCACCAGCAAGGACATGACCATCATCACCTGCGCCCCGGACGAGGCGGTCCGGGCCGCGGACGGCGTGCAAAACTTCACGCCCATCGGGGTCTTCGAGCTGCCGGAATACCCCGAGTTGAAGCTGTTCTACCCGCCGCTGCTGGAAATGATGCGCTTTTGCTTTGACAAGGAAATCACCCACATTCACACCGCGACCCCGGGCCCCATCGGCCTGACCGCCCTGGCCCTGGCCAAGATGATGCACCTGCCCATCTACGGCACCTACCACACCTCCCTGCCCCAATACACCCAGTGCCTGACCCAGGACTCCGCCATGGAGGAACTGATGTGGCGGTTCACGCTCTGGTACTATGACCAGATGGACCTGGTCTTCGCCCCGTCCCACGCCACGGCCAACGAACTGATCGCCAAGGGCCTGAGCCCGGAAAAGGTCCGGGTCTATCCACGGGGCATCGACATTGATCGCTTCCACCCCTCCAAGCGCAACGGCTTTTATGAAAAGCGCTTCCAGTTCCGAAACGAAACCAGGCTGCTTTATGTGGGCCGGGTGTCCAAGGAAAAGAACCTGCACATCCTGGAGCAGGCGTTCCGGGAGCTTGCCCGGGAACGAAACGACGTGCGGCTGATCATCGTGGGCGACGGCCCGTATCGGGAGGAGATGGAGCGCAACCTCGGCGGCACGCCCGCGGTGTTCACTGGCTACCTGGACGGCGAAGCCCTGGCCCAGGCCTACGCCTCGGCGGATGTCTTCGTCTTCCCCAGCACCACGGACACCTTCGGCAACGTGGTCCTGGAAGCCCAGGCCTCCGGCCTGCCGGTGATCGTCTCCGCCGAAGGCGGCCCCCAGGAAAACCTGATCCCCGACCAAACCGGCTTCATCGTCCCCTCCACCACCGCCCAAGCCTATTGCCAGGCCATAACCACCCTGCTGGACAACCCGGACCTGCTCCAAAAAATGCGCGCCCAAGCCCGAAACTACATGGAAACCCGCTCCTTCGGCCAATCCTTCGACCAGGTCTGGGCGTATTACGGGCAGACGGGGTGA
- a CDS encoding lysophospholipid acyltransferase family protein — MSATAPASHRLIDLPSPFVRPLPSKLFGLAKPSLEKVLALSYLNRKYGEVLSGLDQTLGGRDRVDFLDRSLKALNISVVLDDAELERIPKEGAVVVVANHPFGALEGLVMAAVLRKRRPDLKIMANHLLERVEELRDLFLFVDPFEGGANTVHGNGAALKKILAWLREGGLLGVFPAGEVSHLQVRRRTMGDPPWNESVARIIRKTRATAVPMFFQGTNGPLFHMAGLIHPLLRTVLLPHALVRKAGSEVRVRIGRPLGPKHLANCPTDADLIGYLRHRTYLLQCGAKSRPKPARSFPPLSVLPSLPPLPLGPECPEGLSGAPRAVGNPLHLEQQALSADQTLLETDDFCVHLAEAHRIPHLLHEIGRLREMTFRLAGEGTGKEVDLDIFDAHYLHLFLWDKREQRIAGAYRLGRTDVILKNHGAKGLYTTTLFSFRPGFWDKVVPALELGRSFVRPEYQKNYAPLLLLWKGIARFILRHPQYRTLFGPVSIDNEYHRFSRQLMVGFLRANGHMHELADHVRPRRPFRQRRLFRLDDSLLTMMSKTIDDISDIITDIDRHKIGVPVLLRQYLKLGGKMLGFNVDREFSDVLDGLVLVDLLQTDRRTLDRYLGKEGARDFLAVHQAGEGEPKEEESGLSGGGLAAMAG, encoded by the coding sequence ATGAGCGCCACCGCTCCTGCTTCGCATCGCCTGATCGACCTGCCTTCACCCTTTGTCCGCCCGCTGCCCAGCAAATTGTTCGGCCTGGCCAAGCCATCCCTGGAGAAAGTGCTGGCCCTGAGCTATTTGAATCGCAAGTACGGGGAAGTCCTGTCCGGTCTGGATCAGACGCTGGGGGGCCGGGACCGGGTTGATTTCCTGGACCGGTCCTTGAAAGCCCTGAACATCAGCGTGGTCCTGGACGACGCGGAATTGGAGCGCATTCCAAAGGAGGGAGCGGTGGTCGTGGTGGCCAATCACCCCTTCGGGGCGTTGGAGGGGCTGGTCATGGCCGCGGTGCTGCGCAAACGGCGGCCGGATCTGAAGATCATGGCCAATCATCTGTTGGAACGGGTGGAGGAGTTGCGGGACTTGTTCCTGTTTGTCGACCCCTTCGAGGGTGGGGCAAACACGGTGCATGGCAACGGGGCGGCCCTGAAGAAGATTTTGGCCTGGCTGCGGGAGGGCGGATTGTTGGGGGTGTTCCCGGCCGGTGAGGTCTCTCACTTGCAGGTTCGGCGGCGGACCATGGGCGATCCGCCCTGGAACGAATCCGTGGCCCGGATCATCCGCAAGACCCGGGCCACGGCGGTGCCGATGTTCTTCCAGGGAACCAACGGTCCGCTGTTTCATATGGCCGGACTGATTCATCCGCTGCTGCGGACCGTGCTGCTCCCCCATGCCCTGGTGCGCAAAGCCGGTTCGGAAGTCCGCGTGCGCATCGGTCGGCCCCTGGGACCGAAGCACCTGGCCAACTGTCCCACGGACGCCGATTTGATCGGATATCTGCGCCACCGGACCTATCTTCTGCAATGCGGGGCCAAGTCGCGACCGAAACCTGCGCGGTCTTTTCCGCCCTTGTCGGTCTTGCCGTCCTTGCCCCCATTGCCGTTAGGCCCGGAGTGCCCGGAGGGACTGTCAGGGGCTCCGCGCGCCGTCGGGAACCCGTTGCATCTCGAACAGCAAGCCCTGTCCGCGGACCAGACTCTGCTGGAAACCGATGATTTTTGCGTCCATCTGGCCGAGGCCCACCGCATTCCGCATCTGCTGCACGAAATCGGTCGGTTGCGGGAAATGACCTTCCGACTGGCCGGGGAAGGCACGGGCAAGGAAGTGGACCTGGACATCTTCGACGCCCACTATCTGCACCTGTTTCTTTGGGACAAGCGGGAGCAACGGATCGCCGGGGCCTACCGGCTCGGGCGCACGGACGTGATCCTGAAGAACCACGGTGCCAAGGGACTGTACACCACCACGCTCTTCTCGTTCCGGCCCGGGTTCTGGGACAAGGTCGTCCCGGCCCTGGAACTGGGGCGGTCCTTCGTGCGCCCGGAATACCAGAAGAATTACGCGCCACTGCTCCTGCTCTGGAAGGGCATCGCCCGGTTCATCCTGCGCCATCCCCAATACCGCACCCTGTTCGGCCCGGTGAGCATCGACAACGAGTACCATCGCTTTTCCCGGCAACTGATGGTCGGCTTTCTGCGGGCCAACGGCCACATGCACGAACTGGCCGACCACGTCCGGCCCCGCCGCCCCTTTCGCCAACGCCGCCTGTTCCGCCTGGACGACTCCCTGCTGACCATGATGTCCAAGACCATCGACGACATCTCGGACATCATCACGGACATCGATCGGCACAAGATCGGAGTCCCGGTGCTGCTGCGCCAATACCTGAAACTGGGCGGGAAAATGCTCGGGTTCAACGTGGACCGGGAGTTCAGCGATGTCCTGGACGGCCTGGTCCTGGTGGACCTGCTCCAAACCGACCGCCGCACCCTGGATCGGTATTTGGGCAAGGAAGGGGCCAGGGATTTTCTGGCCGTTCATCAGGCTGGGGAAGGAGAGCCGAAAGAAGAGGAGAGCGGATTGAGCGGCGGAGGTCTAGCCGCGATGGCGGGGTGA
- a CDS encoding HAD family hydrolase: MPARQIHGVLFDKDGTLFDFHQTWRSVITKAAAMASGGSEDLARVMMEAGGYDAATCRFQADSVIAAGHVGELAELWRDLGAVLPRSDLQRALDAIFAEEALAGAVPVTDLSILFTHLTRLNLRLGIATNDSEASASATVERYALKEFVSFVAGYDSGYGAKPGPGMALAFCESVGLSPRHVAVVGDSRHDMIMGRSAEVRLCVGVLTGAGTMASLASQADIVLPDISGLLELLGRQPGNIR, encoded by the coding sequence ATGCCCGCGAGACAAATACACGGCGTCCTTTTCGACAAGGACGGCACCCTGTTCGACTTTCACCAAACATGGCGCTCGGTCATAACCAAGGCGGCGGCCATGGCTTCTGGCGGGAGTGAAGATCTTGCACGGGTGATGATGGAAGCGGGCGGGTATGACGCGGCGACGTGTCGTTTTCAGGCCGACTCGGTCATCGCGGCGGGGCATGTCGGAGAGTTGGCCGAGTTGTGGCGCGATCTGGGCGCTGTTCTCCCTCGGAGCGACTTGCAGCGTGCACTGGATGCCATCTTTGCCGAGGAGGCCTTGGCCGGCGCCGTGCCCGTGACGGATTTAAGCATCCTGTTTACGCACCTGACCCGGCTCAATCTGCGCCTGGGCATCGCCACCAACGACAGCGAAGCCTCGGCCTCGGCCACCGTGGAGCGCTACGCCCTGAAGGAATTCGTGAGCTTTGTCGCCGGATATGACAGCGGATACGGGGCCAAGCCCGGACCGGGCATGGCCCTGGCTTTCTGCGAATCCGTGGGGCTTTCGCCCCGCCATGTGGCCGTGGTGGGCGACAGCAGGCACGACATGATCATGGGCCGCTCGGCCGAGGTACGCCTGTGCGTCGGCGTGCTCACCGGTGCGGGAACCATGGCGTCGCTGGCTTCCCAGGCCGACATCGTCCTGCCGGACATATCCGGATTGTTAGAGCTTTTGGGTCGGCAGCCAGGCAATATCAGGTAG
- a CDS encoding DUF1499 domain-containing protein: protein MSHFPSGSRIKAVNKMTLLDCPTSPNCVSSQATNPARRVEPLPYPPGQEQLALKTLLQVLRDLPRTEITEQSPSLVKAVVQSALFRFKDDLEFHFDHEAAVIHIRSASRTGYWDLGANRRRVDRIRADFTALLAKMS from the coding sequence ATGTCACATTTTCCATCCGGCTCCCGGATCAAGGCGGTAAATAAGATGACGTTGCTGGACTGCCCCACTAGCCCCAACTGCGTTTCCAGCCAAGCCACGAACCCGGCCCGCCGGGTGGAGCCTCTGCCCTATCCCCCAGGCCAGGAGCAGCTGGCCCTGAAGACCCTCCTCCAGGTACTCCGCGACCTGCCGCGCACCGAGATCACCGAGCAATCCCCTTCCCTGGTCAAGGCCGTGGTCCAAAGCGCCCTGTTTCGCTTCAAGGACGACCTGGAGTTCCATTTCGACCATGAAGCTGCGGTCATCCACATCCGCTCGGCCTCGCGCACCGGGTACTGGGACCTGGGCGCGAACCGCCGCCGCGTGGACCGAATCCGCGCGGACTTCACCGCGCTTCTGGCCAAGATGTCCTGA
- the yedF gene encoding sulfurtransferase-like selenium metabolism protein YedF, whose protein sequence is MSNTHLDCKGLPCPQPVLQCKQYIDAQQPKAVSVVVDNEAALQNVTRFLENQGYRVGNEQTAQSEWRITGEREAGAQADKAPVGQTATPAQGAKTLIFLAAPGIGEGDPGLGEKLMLNFLATLPEMGPQLWRMILVNGAVRLAVEGSPGLEALQKLEAAGVTILVCGTCLTHFELLDKKAVGQTTNMLDVVTSLQLAGNVIRP, encoded by the coding sequence ATGAGCAATACCCATCTCGACTGCAAAGGCCTCCCCTGCCCGCAACCGGTTCTCCAGTGCAAGCAATATATCGACGCCCAACAGCCCAAAGCCGTGAGCGTCGTGGTGGACAACGAGGCTGCCTTGCAGAACGTGACCCGGTTTCTGGAAAATCAAGGCTACCGGGTCGGCAATGAACAAACCGCCCAAAGCGAATGGCGGATCACGGGGGAACGGGAAGCCGGCGCCCAGGCGGACAAAGCCCCGGTCGGCCAAACCGCCACGCCGGCCCAGGGCGCCAAAACCCTGATCTTCCTGGCGGCTCCGGGAATTGGCGAAGGCGATCCGGGCCTGGGCGAAAAACTGATGCTCAATTTCCTGGCCACCCTGCCGGAAATGGGGCCTCAGTTGTGGCGGATGATCCTGGTCAACGGCGCCGTGCGGCTGGCCGTGGAAGGCAGCCCCGGCCTGGAAGCGCTGCAAAAACTGGAAGCGGCCGGAGTAACCATCCTGGTCTGCGGCACCTGCCTGACCCACTTCGAGTTGCTGGACAAAAAAGCCGTGGGCCAGACCACCAACATGCTGGACGTGGTCACCAGCCTCCAACTGGCCGGAAATGTCATCCGGCCCTGA
- a CDS encoding lysophospholipid acyltransferase family protein yields the protein MGIRVNPLWFVTPAVLFTEVLSRTLRFSQEGLEDVEGVRREEPIVVPFWHDELFPLIHLHRDQGVVAVVSQSRDGEFLSQVMARFGFQLARGSSRRGGVAALIAARKEMRSRNADVVVTVDGPRGPRHKVKEGAVYLAAKTGAPLVPLRVFMSRSFVFQKAWDKFQLPWPGARCRVVYGRPYRIPAELTAEDMARECSRLEGLLNALGS from the coding sequence ATGGGCATTCGCGTCAATCCCCTTTGGTTCGTCACTCCGGCTGTTCTGTTCACCGAAGTGCTGAGCCGGACGTTGCGGTTTTCCCAGGAAGGATTGGAGGATGTGGAGGGGGTGCGGCGGGAGGAGCCCATTGTCGTGCCGTTCTGGCATGACGAGTTGTTTCCCTTGATCCATCTGCACCGCGACCAGGGAGTGGTGGCCGTGGTCAGTCAGAGCCGGGACGGGGAGTTTCTGTCCCAGGTTATGGCCAGGTTCGGCTTTCAGCTCGCCCGGGGCTCCAGCCGTCGGGGCGGGGTGGCCGCGTTGATCGCGGCCCGCAAGGAGATGCGTTCGCGCAACGCGGACGTGGTGGTCACTGTGGACGGTCCGCGCGGCCCCCGGCACAAGGTCAAGGAAGGGGCCGTGTATCTGGCCGCCAAGACTGGCGCGCCGCTGGTCCCCTTGCGGGTGTTCATGTCCCGGTCCTTTGTCTTCCAGAAAGCCTGGGACAAATTCCAGCTCCCCTGGCCCGGCGCCCGGTGCCGGGTGGTTTACGGGCGGCCTTACCGGATTCCGGCGGAGCTGACCGCCGAGGACATGGCCCGGGAGTGTTCGCGCTTGGAAGGGCTGCTCAACGCCCTGGGCTCGTAG
- a CDS encoding undecaprenyl-diphosphate phosphatase, translating to MDFLQAAVLALVQGLTEFLPISSSAHLILVSVFTGWEDQGLTFDVAVHMGTLAAVVWYFRRDLLEMARDFFRSLTGKGSGPGARLAWAVILGTIPVGLAGLAFRDVVATHLRDPLILAFGLMFFGLLLGWADWRNKGGRDEHGLTWLDILIIGCAQAVALIPGTSRSGATMTAGLFLGLNREAAARFSFLLSIPVIFLAGALEAGQLFGRPEPTQWGMISVATVLAGISAYLCIHYFLKFIRTVGMQPFVAYRLMLGVLLVWLYW from the coding sequence ATGGATTTTCTTCAAGCCGCGGTCCTGGCCCTGGTCCAGGGGCTGACGGAGTTTTTGCCCATTTCCAGTTCCGCCCACCTGATCCTGGTGTCCGTGTTCACGGGCTGGGAAGACCAGGGGCTGACCTTTGACGTGGCCGTGCATATGGGAACCCTGGCGGCCGTGGTCTGGTACTTTCGCCGGGATCTGTTGGAAATGGCCCGGGATTTTTTTCGTTCCTTGACCGGCAAGGGGAGCGGACCCGGGGCACGATTGGCCTGGGCCGTGATTCTGGGGACCATTCCCGTGGGGCTGGCCGGATTGGCGTTTCGGGACGTGGTGGCCACGCATCTGCGCGATCCGTTGATTCTGGCCTTTGGGCTGATGTTCTTCGGGCTGCTTCTGGGCTGGGCGGATTGGCGGAACAAGGGGGGGCGCGATGAACACGGTCTGACCTGGCTGGACATCCTGATCATCGGCTGCGCCCAGGCCGTGGCTCTGATTCCCGGCACATCCCGATCCGGAGCGACCATGACCGCCGGGCTGTTTCTGGGCCTGAACCGGGAAGCCGCGGCCCGGTTTTCCTTTCTGCTGTCCATTCCGGTGATTTTTCTGGCTGGGGCCCTGGAGGCCGGACAGCTTTTCGGCCGGCCGGAACCCACGCAGTGGGGGATGATCTCCGTGGCCACGGTGCTGGCCGGGATCAGCGCCTATCTCTGCATCCACTACTTTCTCAAATTCATCCGCACGGTGGGGATGCAGCCGTTCGTGGCGTATCGGCTTATGCTGGGGGTATTGTTGGTTTGGCTGTATTGGTAG
- the cobI gene encoding precorrin-2 C(20)-methyltransferase, translated as MQNGILYGIGVGPGDPGLITLAAVKALSEVDVVFAPASTKNDFSVALDIIRPHLRADVEIRRLDFPMTRDDAVRNTARGRNAEAVLECLHGGRHAAFITLGDPLIYSTFGHLLRELRARDGQAEVRIIPGVTSFQAAAARLEQTLVEGDESLVVATGNSDIDRLAKLLDVADAAVILKPAKRFPALRAALEDRGLTDRARLIERCGLDGEAVYANLDQVPEKLSYFSLLLVARKGA; from the coding sequence ATGCAAAACGGCATATTGTATGGAATCGGCGTCGGCCCCGGAGATCCGGGGTTGATCACCCTGGCGGCGGTCAAGGCCTTGTCCGAGGTGGACGTGGTCTTTGCCCCGGCTTCAACCAAGAATGATTTTTCCGTGGCCCTGGACATCATCCGGCCGCACTTGCGGGCGGATGTGGAAATCCGGCGGCTGGACTTTCCCATGACCAGGGACGACGCGGTGCGCAACACGGCCCGGGGCAGGAACGCCGAAGCCGTCCTGGAATGTCTGCACGGCGGACGCCATGCGGCCTTCATCACCTTGGGCGACCCGCTGATCTACAGTACCTTCGGGCATTTGCTGCGGGAACTGCGGGCTCGCGACGGCCAGGCGGAAGTGCGGATTATTCCGGGCGTGACCTCCTTCCAGGCGGCCGCGGCCCGCCTGGAGCAGACGTTGGTGGAGGGCGACGAGAGTTTGGTGGTGGCCACGGGCAACAGCGACATTGATCGGCTGGCAAAGCTGCTGGACGTGGCGGATGCCGCCGTGATCCTGAAACCGGCCAAGCGCTTCCCCGCGCTCAGGGCAGCCCTGGAAGACCGCGGACTGACGGACCGGGCCAGACTGATCGAGCGGTGCGGGCTGGATGGAGAGGCCGTGTACGCGAACCTGGATCAGGTCCCGGAAAAGCTGTCCTATTTTTCCCTGCTGCTTGTCGCGCGCAAGGGTGCTTGA
- a CDS encoding ABC transporter ATP-binding protein, with protein MSLILDDIRHAYGPKIVLLNINLEVQPGEVVCLLGPSGCGKTTLLRLIAGLEELQHGRILIDDHVIADQHRQMLPERRGTGFLFQDFALFPHLTVLENTLFGLTAVASKDARRQKAFQALEQVNMQDFAAVYPHELSGGQQQRVALARALAPGPRIILLDEPFSSLDARLRVQIRDQTLHVLKSSGVATVMVTHDPEEAMFMGDRIVLMHQGRIVQTGSPVELYSKPVNAFVTTFFSDVNVIRGMVRGGQVATPLGRIASAGFQDGAEVEIMFRPEAVQIFRADATPPISTVPGEVLATRLLPGATLVHLRIAPHASKPPAVPPEAPNNAPGNALGNAFGNAREDIHLHARVPCLFPMPEGAHVHVHVLMDQVYVFPAESS; from the coding sequence ATGTCCCTGATCCTCGACGACATTCGCCATGCATACGGCCCCAAAATCGTCCTGCTAAACATCAACCTCGAGGTCCAACCCGGCGAGGTGGTCTGCCTGCTCGGACCGTCGGGCTGTGGGAAGACCACGCTGTTGCGGCTGATCGCCGGACTGGAGGAACTCCAGCACGGCCGGATTCTGATCGACGACCACGTCATCGCGGACCAGCACCGCCAGATGCTTCCGGAGCGGCGCGGCACCGGCTTTCTGTTCCAGGACTTTGCCCTTTTTCCCCACTTGACGGTCCTGGAAAACACCCTGTTCGGGCTGACGGCCGTCGCGTCCAAGGACGCCCGCCGACAAAAGGCGTTTCAGGCCCTGGAGCAGGTCAACATGCAGGATTTCGCGGCGGTCTACCCGCACGAACTCTCCGGTGGCCAGCAACAGCGCGTGGCCTTGGCCAGGGCCCTGGCTCCCGGCCCGCGGATCATTCTCCTGGACGAACCGTTTTCCAGCCTGGACGCCCGGCTCCGGGTCCAGATCCGCGACCAGACCCTGCACGTGCTCAAATCCAGCGGCGTGGCCACGGTCATGGTCACCCACGACCCCGAGGAAGCCATGTTCATGGGTGACCGGATCGTGCTCATGCACCAGGGCCGGATCGTTCAGACCGGAAGCCCGGTGGAACTCTACTCCAAGCCGGTGAACGCCTTTGTGACGACCTTTTTCAGCGATGTGAACGTGATCAGGGGGATGGTTCGGGGCGGACAGGTCGCCACCCCGCTTGGACGGATAGCCTCCGCCGGGTTTCAGGACGGGGCCGAAGTTGAAATCATGTTTCGACCGGAAGCGGTCCAGATATTCAGGGCAGACGCGACCCCGCCGATATCCACCGTGCCGGGGGAAGTGCTGGCCACCCGGCTCCTGCCCGGTGCGACCCTGGTCCACCTGCGCATTGCGCCGCATGCGTCCAAGCCCCCGGCGGTCCCCCCCGAAGCGCCAAATAATGCTCCTGGTAATGCTCTTGGCAACGCTTTTGGCAACGCCAGAGAGGACATCCATCTGCACGCCCGAGTTCCCTGCCTGTTCCCCATGCCCGAGGGAGCGCACGTCCACGTCCATGTTCTCATGGACCAAGTCTACGTCTTTCCGGCGGAATCTTCCTGA